A single Rubrivivax gelatinosus IL144 DNA region contains:
- a CDS encoding phosphoribulokinase, which translates to MSERHPIIAITGSSGAGTTSVTRTFSNIFRRENIKAAIVEGDSFHRYDRNEMRLKMLEAEKVGNKHFSHFGPENNLFPELEQLFRSYGETGIGRSRKYLHDPVEAAPYGQEPGTFTPWEDIEAGTDLMFYEGLHGAVVTPEVDIARYPDLLIGVVPVINLEWIQKLYRDKNVRGYSTEAVTDTILRRMPDYVHYIVPQFTHTHVNFQRVPVVDTSNPFIARDIPQPDESLCVIRFANPKGIDFPYLLNMINDSWMSRANTIVVPGGKMELAMQLIFTPFIWRMMERRKRALGAL; encoded by the coding sequence ATGTCCGAACGCCACCCCATCATCGCGATCACCGGATCGTCGGGTGCCGGCACCACGTCGGTGACGCGCACGTTCAGCAACATCTTCCGCCGCGAGAACATCAAGGCCGCCATCGTCGAAGGCGACAGCTTCCACCGCTACGACCGCAACGAGATGCGGCTCAAGATGCTGGAAGCCGAGAAAGTCGGCAACAAGCACTTCAGCCACTTCGGCCCCGAGAACAACCTCTTCCCCGAGCTGGAACAGCTGTTCCGCAGCTACGGCGAAACCGGCATCGGCCGCAGCCGCAAGTACCTGCACGACCCGGTCGAGGCCGCGCCCTACGGCCAGGAGCCCGGCACCTTCACGCCCTGGGAAGACATCGAGGCCGGCACGGACCTGATGTTCTACGAAGGCCTGCACGGCGCCGTCGTGACGCCCGAGGTCGACATCGCGCGCTACCCCGACCTGCTGATCGGCGTCGTCCCGGTGATCAACCTGGAGTGGATCCAGAAGCTCTACCGCGACAAGAACGTGCGCGGCTATTCGACCGAGGCGGTGACCGACACCATCCTGCGCCGCATGCCGGACTACGTGCACTACATCGTCCCGCAGTTCACGCACACCCACGTGAACTTCCAGCGTGTGCCGGTCGTCGACACCTCCAACCCCTTCATCGCGCGCGACATCCCGCAGCCCGACGAGAGCCTGTGCGTGATCCGCTTCGCCAACCCGAAGGGCATCGACTTCCCCTACCTGCTGAACATGATCAACGACTCGTGGATGTCGCGTGCGAACACCATCGTCGTGCCCGGCGGCAAGATGGAACTGGCGATGCAGCTGATCTTCACGCCCTTCATCTGGCGCATGATGGAACGGCGCAAGCGCGCGCTGGGGGCCCTGTGA
- a CDS encoding class 1 fructose-bisphosphatase: MPLSQRWTLTRYLIEERRRFPNASGDLNALILDISLACKAIGRIVSFGVLGDSLAPEVTAAGGAVNVQGEVQKPLDVLSNEIFLRMNEWNGHLAGMASEEMETPHQIPGNYPRGKYLLTFDPLDGSSNIDVNVSVGSIFSILRAPQAVLDSGREVTVDDFLQPGTEQVAAGYAIYGPVTMLVLTVGNGVVGFTLNHNLGEFVLTHPNLRVPADTHEFAINSSNSRFWEPPVKRYVDECLAGKTGPRGRDFNMRWIASMVAEAHRILMRGGVFMYPRDTKDPSKSGRLRLLYEANPIGFVMEQAGGRASTGRQPVLGVKPSSLHQRIGLVFGSKNEVERIERYHHEPAEREPCNPLFAERSLFRD; encoded by the coding sequence ATGCCCTTGTCCCAACGCTGGACGCTGACCCGCTACCTGATCGAGGAGCGTCGCCGCTTCCCGAACGCCAGCGGCGACCTCAACGCGCTGATCCTCGACATCTCGCTGGCCTGCAAGGCCATCGGCCGCATCGTCTCCTTCGGCGTGCTGGGCGATTCGCTGGCGCCGGAGGTCACGGCCGCGGGTGGCGCCGTCAACGTGCAGGGCGAGGTGCAGAAGCCGCTGGACGTGCTGTCCAACGAGATCTTCCTGCGCATGAACGAGTGGAACGGTCATCTCGCCGGCATGGCCTCCGAGGAGATGGAGACGCCGCACCAGATTCCGGGCAACTACCCGCGCGGCAAGTACCTGCTGACCTTCGACCCGCTGGACGGCTCCAGCAACATCGACGTCAACGTCTCGGTCGGCAGCATCTTCTCGATCCTGCGTGCGCCGCAGGCGGTGCTCGACTCGGGCCGCGAGGTCACCGTCGACGACTTCCTGCAGCCCGGCACCGAGCAGGTGGCCGCCGGCTACGCGATCTACGGCCCGGTGACGATGCTGGTGCTGACCGTCGGCAACGGCGTCGTCGGCTTCACGCTGAACCACAACCTCGGCGAGTTCGTGCTGACGCACCCGAACCTGCGCGTGCCGGCGGACACGCACGAGTTCGCGATCAACAGCTCCAACAGCCGCTTCTGGGAGCCGCCGGTCAAGCGCTACGTCGACGAATGCCTGGCCGGCAAGACCGGCCCGCGCGGGCGCGACTTCAACATGCGCTGGATCGCCAGCATGGTCGCCGAGGCGCACCGCATCCTGATGCGCGGCGGCGTCTTCATGTACCCGCGCGACACCAAGGACCCGAGCAAGAGCGGCCGCCTGCGCCTGCTCTACGAGGCCAACCCGATCGGCTTCGTGATGGAGCAGGCCGGCGGCCGCGCCTCCACCGGCCGGCAGCCGGTGCTGGGCGTCAAGCCGAGCTCGCTGCACCAGCGCATCGGCCTGGTGTTCGGCTCCAAGAACGAAGTGGAGCGCATCGAGCGCTACCACCACGAACCCGCCGAGCGCGAACCGTGCAACCCGCTGTTCGCCGAACGCAGCCTGTTCAGAGACTGA
- a CDS encoding HAD-IA family hydrolase, which yields MLRALLIDLDGTLVDTAPELALALNATLRAWQRETVDEETVRGWIGDGARALVEKAFGGPVDEAVWQHFSLVYSEVCGLHSTLFPGARELLQRLAGDGVRLAVLTNKEAAFAHRLLARHDIADLFDLLVAGDSLTVRKPDPAVAGHALAALDVPAEEAALLGDSVTDVRTARAAGLRAWIVGHGYPAGEFAGADRPDAFVGSLAEFDPRSLAGGEARRPIH from the coding sequence ATGCTGCGCGCCCTGCTGATCGACCTCGACGGCACCCTCGTCGACACCGCGCCCGAGCTGGCGCTGGCGCTCAACGCCACCTTGCGCGCCTGGCAGCGCGAGACGGTGGACGAGGAGACGGTGCGCGGCTGGATCGGCGACGGCGCGCGCGCGCTCGTGGAGAAGGCCTTCGGCGGGCCGGTGGACGAAGCCGTGTGGCAGCACTTCTCGCTGGTCTACAGCGAGGTCTGCGGGCTGCACAGCACGCTGTTCCCCGGCGCGCGCGAGCTGCTGCAGCGCCTGGCCGGCGACGGCGTGCGCCTGGCGGTGCTGACCAACAAGGAAGCCGCCTTCGCCCACCGCCTGCTGGCGCGCCACGACATCGCCGACCTGTTCGACCTGCTCGTCGCCGGCGACTCGCTGACGGTGCGCAAGCCCGACCCGGCGGTCGCCGGCCACGCGCTGGCCGCGCTGGACGTGCCGGCCGAGGAGGCCGCGCTGCTCGGCGACTCGGTCACCGACGTGCGCACCGCGCGCGCCGCCGGCCTGCGTGCCTGGATCGTGGGCCACGGCTACCCGGCCGGCGAGTTCGCCGGCGCCGACCGTCCCGATGCCTTCGTCGGCTCGCTGGCCGAGTTCGACCCGCGTTCGCTCGCCGGCGGCGAAGCCCGGCGTCCGATCCACTGA
- the cbbX gene encoding CbbX protein yields the protein MGAPLYSIPGAAISAPAAPAQDEAKPVPRTVGEVLAQSQVEAVMDELEHDLVGLAPVKQRIRDIAALLVIDKLRLNLGLAAQMPSLHMCFTGNPGTGKTTVALRMAEILHRLGYVRKGHLVAVTRDDLVGQYIGHTAPKTKEVLKKAMGGVLFIDEAYYLYRPENERDYGQEAIEILLQVMENQRDDLVVILAGYKDRMDTFFKSNPGMSSRIAHHLDFPDYSGEELLQIADRMTSGMNYRFGPGTREAFAEYLELRLAQPNFANARSVRNALDRMRLRQASRLFAERDRALTEADLTTLAPEDILASRLFQTAER from the coding sequence ATGGGCGCGCCGCTGTATTCGATCCCCGGCGCCGCGATCAGCGCGCCGGCCGCGCCGGCGCAGGACGAGGCCAAGCCGGTGCCGCGCACCGTCGGCGAGGTGCTGGCGCAAAGCCAGGTCGAGGCGGTGATGGACGAGCTCGAGCACGACCTCGTCGGCCTGGCGCCGGTCAAGCAGCGCATCCGCGACATCGCCGCACTGCTGGTCATCGACAAGCTGCGGCTGAACCTGGGCCTGGCGGCGCAAATGCCCAGCCTGCACATGTGCTTCACCGGCAACCCCGGCACCGGCAAGACGACGGTGGCGCTGCGCATGGCCGAGATCCTCCACCGCCTGGGCTACGTGCGAAAGGGCCACCTCGTCGCCGTGACGCGCGACGACCTCGTCGGCCAGTACATCGGCCACACCGCGCCCAAGACCAAGGAAGTGCTGAAGAAGGCGATGGGCGGCGTGCTGTTCATCGACGAGGCCTACTACCTGTACCGCCCCGAGAACGAACGCGACTACGGCCAGGAAGCCATCGAGATCCTGCTGCAGGTGATGGAGAACCAGCGCGACGACCTCGTCGTGATCCTCGCAGGCTACAAGGACCGCATGGACACCTTCTTCAAGTCCAACCCCGGCATGAGCTCGCGCATCGCGCACCACCTCGACTTCCCGGACTATTCGGGCGAGGAACTGCTGCAGATCGCCGACCGCATGACCAGCGGCATGAACTACCGCTTCGGCCCGGGCACGCGCGAGGCCTTCGCCGAATACCTGGAGCTGCGCCTGGCGCAGCCCAACTTCGCCAACGCGCGCAGCGTGCGCAACGCGCTCGACCGCATGCGCCTGCGCCAGGCCTCGAGGCTGTTCGCCGAGCGCGACCGCGCGCTCACCGAAGCCGACCTGACGACGCTGGCCCCGGAGGACATCCTCGCCAGCCGTCTGTTCCAGACCGCCGAGCGCTAG
- the fba gene encoding class II fructose-bisphosphate aldolase (catalyzes the reversible aldol condensation of dihydroxyacetonephosphate and glyceraldehyde 3-phosphate in the Calvin cycle, glycolysis, and/or gluconeogenesis), with protein MPLIALRPLLDHAAEHDYGVPAFNVNNMEQIQAILQAAQACDAPVILQASAGARKYAGEPFLRKLVEAAVEQYPATPICLHQDHGASPAVCVQAIRSGFTSVMMDGSLREDQKTPASYDYNVEVTRRVVEIARAVGVSVEGELGCLGSLETGTAGEEDGVGAEGTLDHAQLLTDPEQAADFVARTGVDALAIAIGTSHGAYKFTRQPTGDILAIDRIAAIHAKIPNTHLVMHGSSSVPQEWLAIIRQHGGAIRETYGVPVEEIVRGIRHGVRKINIDTDIRLAMTGAMRKVMAEKPEEFDPRAFLKAATAAARDICRDRFEAFGCAGQASRLGRGRG; from the coding sequence ATGCCTCTCATCGCGCTGCGCCCGCTGCTCGACCACGCCGCCGAACACGACTACGGCGTGCCGGCCTTCAACGTCAACAACATGGAGCAGATCCAGGCGATCCTGCAGGCCGCCCAGGCCTGCGACGCGCCGGTGATCCTGCAGGCCAGTGCCGGGGCGCGCAAATACGCCGGCGAGCCTTTCCTGCGCAAGCTGGTCGAGGCCGCCGTCGAGCAGTACCCGGCGACGCCGATCTGCCTGCACCAGGACCACGGCGCCTCGCCGGCGGTCTGCGTGCAGGCCATCCGCTCGGGCTTCACCAGCGTGATGATGGACGGCTCGCTGCGCGAGGACCAGAAGACGCCGGCCAGCTACGACTACAACGTCGAGGTCACGCGCCGCGTCGTCGAGATCGCGCGTGCCGTCGGCGTCAGCGTCGAAGGCGAACTCGGCTGCCTGGGCTCGCTGGAGACCGGCACCGCCGGCGAGGAAGACGGTGTCGGCGCCGAAGGCACGCTCGACCACGCCCAGCTGCTGACCGACCCCGAGCAGGCCGCCGACTTCGTCGCGCGCACCGGCGTCGACGCGCTGGCGATCGCCATCGGCACCAGCCACGGCGCCTACAAGTTCACCCGCCAGCCCACCGGCGACATCCTGGCCATCGACCGCATCGCCGCGATCCACGCGAAGATCCCGAACACCCACCTCGTGATGCACGGCAGCTCCAGCGTGCCGCAGGAGTGGCTGGCGATCATCCGCCAGCACGGCGGCGCGATCCGCGAGACCTACGGCGTGCCGGTCGAAGAAATCGTGCGCGGCATCCGCCATGGTGTGCGCAAGATCAACATCGACACCGACATCCGGCTCGCGATGACCGGTGCCATGAGAAAAGTCATGGCGGAAAAACCGGAAGAGTTCGATCCTCGCGCGTTTTTGAAGGCTGCAACCGCGGCCGCGCGCGACATCTGCCGGGACCGCTTCGAGGCCTTCGGCTGCGCCGGGCAGGCCTCCCGGTTGGGTCGTGGGCGCGGCTGA
- a CDS encoding form I ribulose bisphosphate carboxylase large subunit, with amino-acid sequence MNKPHEPGATGDQILDKKQRYSAGVLKYRQMGYWDSDYVPKATDVVCLFRITPQEGVDPIEAAAAVAGESSTATWTVVWTDRLTACDSYRAKAYKVEPVPGRPGEYFAWVAYDLILFEEGSIANMTASLIGNVFSFKPLKAARLEDIQIPVAYVKTFKGPPTGLIVERERLDKFGRPLLGATTKPKLGLSGRNYGRVIYEGLKGGLDFMKDDENINSQPFMHWRDRFLYVMDGVNKASAATGEVKGSYLNVTGATMEDIYERAEFAKELGSVVIMVDLIIGWSAIQSIANWARKNDMIVHMHRAGHGTYTRQKNHGVSFRVMAKWLRLAGVDHLHTGTAVGKLEGDPLTVQGYYNVCRDAYTKQDLPRGLFFDQDWADLRKVMPVASGGIHAGQMHQLIDLFGDDVILQFGGGTIGHPAGIQAGAVANRVALEAMVKARNEGRDIKNEGPEILQKAAQFCTPLKQALDTWKDVSFNYASTDQSDYAVTPATSA; translated from the coding sequence ATGAACAAGCCGCATGAACCCGGCGCCACCGGCGACCAGATCCTGGACAAGAAGCAGCGCTACAGCGCCGGCGTCCTGAAGTACCGTCAGATGGGCTACTGGGACAGCGACTACGTGCCCAAGGCCACCGACGTGGTCTGCCTGTTCCGCATCACGCCGCAGGAAGGCGTGGACCCGATCGAAGCCGCCGCCGCCGTGGCCGGCGAGTCCAGCACCGCGACCTGGACCGTGGTCTGGACCGACCGCCTGACCGCCTGCGACAGCTACCGCGCCAAGGCCTACAAGGTCGAGCCGGTGCCGGGCCGGCCCGGCGAGTACTTCGCCTGGGTGGCCTACGACCTGATCCTGTTCGAAGAAGGCTCGATCGCGAACATGACCGCGAGCCTGATCGGCAACGTCTTCAGCTTCAAGCCGCTGAAGGCCGCGCGGCTGGAGGACATCCAGATCCCGGTGGCCTACGTCAAGACCTTCAAGGGCCCGCCGACCGGCCTGATCGTCGAGCGCGAGCGCCTGGACAAGTTCGGCCGCCCGCTGCTGGGTGCGACGACCAAGCCCAAGCTGGGCCTGTCGGGCCGCAACTACGGCCGCGTGATCTACGAAGGCCTGAAGGGCGGCCTGGACTTCATGAAGGACGACGAGAACATCAACTCGCAGCCCTTCATGCACTGGCGTGACCGCTTCCTCTACGTGATGGACGGCGTCAACAAGGCCAGCGCCGCGACCGGCGAGGTCAAGGGCTCGTACTTGAACGTCACCGGCGCGACGATGGAAGACATCTACGAGCGTGCCGAGTTCGCCAAGGAACTGGGCAGCGTCGTGATCATGGTCGACCTGATCATCGGCTGGAGCGCCATCCAGTCGATCGCCAACTGGGCGCGCAAGAACGACATGATCGTTCACATGCACCGCGCCGGCCACGGCACCTACACGCGCCAGAAGAACCACGGCGTCAGCTTCCGTGTGATGGCCAAGTGGCTGCGCCTGGCGGGTGTCGACCACCTGCACACCGGCACCGCGGTCGGCAAGCTCGAAGGCGACCCGCTGACCGTGCAGGGCTACTACAACGTCTGCCGCGACGCCTACACCAAGCAGGACCTGCCGCGCGGCCTGTTCTTCGACCAGGACTGGGCCGACCTGCGCAAGGTCATGCCGGTGGCCTCGGGCGGCATCCACGCCGGCCAGATGCACCAGCTGATCGACCTGTTCGGCGACGACGTGATCCTGCAGTTCGGCGGCGGCACCATCGGCCACCCGGCGGGCATCCAGGCCGGTGCGGTCGCCAACCGCGTCGCGCTCGAAGCGATGGTCAAGGCGCGCAACGAAGGCCGCGACATCAAGAACGAAGGCCCCGAGATCCTGCAGAAGGCGGCTCAGTTCTGCACTCCGCTAAAGCAGGCGCTGGACACCTGGAAGGACGTGTCGTTCAACTACGCCAGCACCGACCAGTCCGACTACGCCGTCACCCCGGCCACCTCTGCCTGA
- the rpe gene encoding ribulose-phosphate 3-epimerase: protein MYRIAPSILSADFARLGEEVRAVVAAGADWIHFDVMDNHYVPNLTFGPMVCQALRRHTEAPIDVHLMVQPVDALATAFAKAGADLVSFHPDASTHVDRTLQLIKAEGCQAGLVFNPAEPLDVLEWVIDKVDLVLIMSVNPGFGGQSFIDSALRKIEKARQIIDASGRDIRLEVDGGIKVDNIRRVADAGADTFVAGSAIFSQPDYAAVIAAMRAELARRDQKEFV, encoded by the coding sequence GTGTACCGCATCGCACCCTCGATCCTGTCGGCCGACTTCGCCCGCTTGGGCGAGGAGGTGCGAGCGGTGGTCGCCGCCGGCGCCGACTGGATCCACTTCGACGTGATGGACAACCATTACGTCCCAAACCTGACTTTCGGGCCGATGGTCTGCCAGGCATTGCGCCGGCACACCGAGGCGCCGATCGACGTGCACCTGATGGTGCAGCCGGTGGACGCGCTGGCCACGGCCTTCGCCAAGGCCGGCGCGGATCTCGTGAGCTTCCATCCCGACGCCAGCACGCACGTCGACCGCACGCTGCAGCTGATCAAGGCCGAAGGCTGCCAGGCGGGCCTGGTGTTCAACCCCGCCGAGCCGCTGGATGTGCTGGAGTGGGTGATCGACAAGGTCGATCTGGTGCTGATCATGAGCGTCAACCCGGGCTTCGGCGGGCAGTCGTTCATCGACAGCGCGCTGCGCAAGATCGAGAAGGCGCGCCAGATCATCGACGCCAGCGGCCGCGACATCCGGCTGGAAGTCGACGGCGGCATCAAGGTCGACAACATCCGGCGCGTGGCCGATGCCGGGGCCGACACCTTCGTCGCCGGCAGCGCGATCTTCAGCCAGCCGGACTACGCCGCGGTCATCGCCGCGATGCGCGCCGAGCTGGCGCGCCGCGACCAGAAGGAGTTCGTCTGA
- the tkt gene encoding transketolase, translating into MSAPTTTRLADALRVLAVDAVEAAKSGHPGAPMGMAEMATVLWTRHLRHDPAAPAWADRDRFVLSNGHASMLIYGLLHLSGYELPLDELKRFRQLHSKTAGHPEVGITPGVETTTGPLGQGLANAVGMALAEKLLAAEFNRPGHTVVDHRTWVFHGDGCLMEGISHEACSLAGTLRLSKLVALYDDNGISIDGHVDGWFTDDTPARFRAYGWNVIGPIDGHDAAALDAAMTAARAQGDAADGKPTLIVCKTTIGKGAPNKAGGHDVHGAPLGAAEVAAMRQALDWPWGPFEIPDELRAAWDQRERGAATHADWTARFAAYRAEHPQLAAEFERRMAGVLPAGHAERTAEAVARLAASAGTVATRKASQLALDALAPGLPELFGGSADLTGSNLTNFKGCVVAGRDRPGNHLSWGVREFGMAAALNGMALHGGFIPYGGTFLTFSDYSRNAVRMAALMKQRVIHVFTHDSIGLGEDGPTHQSVEHVPSLRLIPNLDVWRPADTAETAVAWASAIARHDGPSALALSRQNLPPLAGAERAADIARGGYVLADAEGARAVIIGTGSELHLALQAQAALAAEGIPVRVVSMPSSSVFDRQDAAYVDAVLPPELPAVAVEAAHPDFWRKYVGRRGAVVGIASFGESAPAPTLYQYFGITAERVAEAVRGLLG; encoded by the coding sequence ATGAGCGCGCCCACCACCACCCGCCTGGCCGACGCGCTGCGCGTGCTGGCCGTCGACGCCGTCGAGGCCGCCAAGAGCGGCCACCCCGGCGCGCCGATGGGCATGGCCGAGATGGCCACCGTGCTGTGGACGCGCCACCTGCGCCACGACCCGGCCGCACCCGCCTGGGCCGACCGCGACCGTTTCGTGCTCAGCAACGGCCACGCCTCGATGCTGATCTACGGCCTGCTGCACCTCAGCGGCTACGAGCTCCCGCTCGACGAGCTGAAGCGCTTCCGCCAGCTGCACAGCAAGACTGCCGGCCACCCCGAGGTCGGCATCACGCCGGGCGTCGAGACGACGACCGGCCCGCTGGGCCAGGGCCTGGCCAACGCCGTCGGCATGGCGCTGGCCGAGAAGCTGCTGGCCGCCGAGTTCAACCGCCCGGGCCACACCGTCGTCGACCACCGCACCTGGGTCTTCCACGGCGACGGCTGCCTGATGGAAGGCATCAGCCACGAGGCCTGCTCGCTGGCCGGCACGCTGCGCCTGTCCAAGCTGGTCGCGCTCTACGACGACAACGGCATCTCGATCGACGGTCACGTCGACGGCTGGTTCACCGACGACACGCCGGCGCGTTTCCGCGCCTACGGCTGGAACGTCATCGGCCCGATAGACGGCCACGACGCTGCCGCGCTCGACGCCGCGATGACCGCGGCGCGCGCCCAGGGCGACGCCGCCGACGGTAAGCCGACGCTGATCGTCTGCAAGACGACGATCGGCAAGGGCGCGCCGAACAAGGCCGGCGGCCACGACGTGCACGGCGCGCCGCTGGGCGCCGCCGAGGTCGCGGCGATGCGCCAGGCGCTGGACTGGCCCTGGGGTCCGTTCGAGATCCCCGACGAGCTGCGCGCCGCCTGGGACCAGCGTGAACGCGGCGCCGCGACGCACGCCGACTGGACGGCACGTTTCGCCGCCTACCGCGCCGAGCACCCGCAACTCGCCGCCGAGTTCGAGCGCCGCATGGCGGGCGTCCTGCCGGCCGGCCACGCCGAACGCACCGCCGAAGCCGTCGCCAGGCTGGCCGCGTCGGCCGGCACCGTCGCCACGCGCAAGGCCAGCCAGCTCGCGCTGGACGCGCTGGCCCCGGGCCTGCCCGAGCTTTTCGGCGGCTCGGCCGACTTGACCGGCTCCAACCTGACCAACTTCAAGGGCTGCGTCGTCGCCGGCCGTGACCGGCCGGGCAACCACCTGAGCTGGGGCGTGCGCGAGTTCGGCATGGCCGCCGCGCTCAACGGCATGGCGCTGCACGGCGGCTTCATCCCCTACGGCGGCACCTTCCTGACCTTCAGCGACTACAGCCGCAACGCGGTGCGCATGGCCGCGCTGATGAAGCAGCGTGTGATCCACGTCTTCACCCACGACTCGATCGGCCTGGGCGAAGACGGCCCGACGCACCAGAGCGTCGAGCACGTGCCCTCGCTGCGCCTGATCCCGAACCTGGACGTCTGGCGCCCGGCCGACACCGCCGAGACCGCCGTCGCCTGGGCCAGCGCGATCGCGCGCCACGACGGCCCCAGCGCGCTGGCGCTGTCGCGCCAGAACCTGCCGCCGCTGGCCGGCGCCGAACGTGCGGCCGACATCGCGCGCGGCGGCTACGTGCTGGCCGACGCCGAAGGCGCGCGCGCGGTGATCATCGGCACCGGCTCCGAGCTGCACCTGGCCTTGCAGGCGCAGGCGGCGCTGGCCGCCGAGGGCATCCCGGTGCGGGTCGTGTCGATGCCCAGCAGCTCGGTCTTCGACCGCCAGGACGCGGCCTACGTCGACGCCGTGCTGCCGCCGGAGCTGCCGGCGGTGGCGGTCGAGGCCGCGCACCCGGACTTCTGGCGCAAGTACGTCGGCCGCCGCGGTGCGGTCGTCGGCATCGCCAGCTTCGGCGAATCGGCGCCGGCGCCGACGCTCTACCAGTACTTCGGCATCACCGCCGAACGTGTCGCCGAGGCCGTGCGCGGCCTCCTCGGCTGA
- a CDS encoding HAD-IA family hydrolase → MTLKALLWDVDGTLAETEDHGHRVAFNLAFKEAGLRWRWDSELYGDLLKVTGGKERLMAWLERVDPQAAAAPEAAARMARLHERKTAIYVDLLARRAVGLRPGVSRLLDDAQAAGLRQAIATTTTPANVTQLIDVTLGGRGHRLFEIVGAGDAVPNKKPAPDIYRWVLERMRLEPHECLAVEDSRMGVEAAAAAGVPVLLVRSRYTGTATIPGTVGDLPSLEGVRLQQLRDWHAKAVQGSAAAA, encoded by the coding sequence ATGACCTTGAAGGCGCTGCTCTGGGACGTCGACGGCACTCTGGCCGAAACCGAAGACCATGGGCACCGGGTCGCCTTCAACCTCGCGTTCAAGGAAGCCGGCCTGCGCTGGCGCTGGGACAGCGAGCTCTACGGCGACCTGCTCAAGGTCACCGGCGGCAAGGAGCGGCTGATGGCCTGGCTCGAACGCGTGGACCCGCAGGCCGCCGCCGCGCCCGAAGCCGCCGCGCGCATGGCTCGGCTGCACGAACGCAAGACCGCGATCTACGTCGACCTGCTGGCGCGCCGCGCGGTCGGGCTGCGCCCGGGCGTCTCTCGCCTGCTCGACGACGCCCAGGCCGCCGGCTTGCGCCAGGCGATCGCGACGACGACGACGCCGGCCAACGTCACCCAGCTGATCGACGTCACGCTGGGCGGCCGCGGCCACCGGCTGTTCGAGATCGTCGGCGCCGGCGACGCGGTGCCGAACAAGAAACCGGCACCGGACATCTACCGCTGGGTGCTGGAGCGCATGCGCCTGGAACCGCACGAATGCCTGGCGGTCGAGGATTCGCGCATGGGCGTCGAAGCCGCGGCGGCCGCCGGCGTGCCGGTGCTGCTGGTGCGCAGCCGCTACACCGGCACCGCGACGATCCCCGGCACCGTCGGCGACCTGCCCAGCCTCGAAGGCGTGCGCCTGCAGCAGCTGCGCGACTGGCACGCGAAGGCGGTGCAGGGCAGCGCGGCCGCGGCCTGA
- a CDS encoding ribulose bisphosphate carboxylase small subunit: MMTNPTGRLTQGQFSFLPDLTDEEITLQIEYGLKKGYAWSIEYTDDPHPRNTYWEMYGMPMFDLQDAAGVLMELNACRKTFPNHYIRLMAFDSTRGIESIAMSFLVNRPPTEPGFGVVRQEVNGRSMRYTVHSYATDKPEAQRY, encoded by the coding sequence ATGATGACCAACCCCACCGGCCGGCTCACGCAAGGCCAGTTCAGCTTCCTCCCGGACCTGACCGACGAGGAGATCACGCTGCAGATCGAGTACGGCCTGAAGAAGGGCTACGCCTGGAGCATCGAATACACCGATGACCCGCACCCGCGCAATACGTACTGGGAGATGTACGGCATGCCGATGTTCGACCTGCAGGACGCCGCCGGCGTGCTGATGGAGCTGAACGCCTGCCGCAAGACCTTCCCCAACCACTACATCCGCCTGATGGCCTTCGATTCGACCCGGGGCATCGAGTCGATCGCGATGAGCTTCCTCGTCAACCGGCCGCCGACCGAGCCCGGCTTCGGCGTCGTGCGCCAGGAGGTCAACGGCCGCTCGATGCGCTACACGGTCCACAGCTACGCGACCGACAAGCCGGAAGCGCAACGCTACTGA